The following proteins are co-located in the Paenibacillus sp. FSL H8-0079 genome:
- a CDS encoding VOC family protein, with protein sequence MNTTYQIPATTHLGEVSLRIKNLDRSIQFYTDVVGLKLLEQSGKVATLTADGKQSLLRLEELTDGITLPERSHAGLYHFAILLPDRKSLGLALRNLAASGIEIGQGDHLVSEAFYISDPDLNGIEIYADRARDTWKRDSDNNYVMASDPVDVESLFAISENEPWQGLPAGTVIGHVHFHVRSLEEARNFYTGTLGFDIVGNFANMSALFVSAGGYHHHLGLNIWAGVHAPINPDNATGIDYFTIVYATKEEVQQALEQLRQSGAAVTQVEDSWFTVDPQNIRIRLTTAN encoded by the coding sequence ATGAATACGACGTATCAAATCCCTGCCACAACCCATCTGGGCGAAGTGAGTCTACGAATTAAGAATCTCGACCGTTCGATTCAGTTCTATACTGATGTGGTCGGACTAAAATTGTTGGAGCAGAGCGGCAAAGTAGCTACATTAACAGCGGACGGCAAACAGTCCCTGTTGCGATTGGAAGAGCTGACGGATGGAATTACCTTGCCTGAACGCTCACACGCAGGCTTGTATCATTTCGCCATCCTGCTACCTGACCGCAAGTCCCTGGGTCTTGCTCTGCGTAATCTGGCCGCATCCGGTATCGAAATCGGCCAAGGCGATCATCTGGTCAGTGAAGCCTTCTATATCTCCGATCCCGATCTGAACGGGATTGAGATCTATGCTGACCGTGCACGTGACACCTGGAAACGGGATAGCGACAATAATTACGTGATGGCAAGTGATCCTGTTGATGTAGAAAGCCTCTTTGCCATATCGGAGAATGAACCTTGGCAGGGTCTGCCTGCTGGCACAGTCATTGGTCACGTGCATTTCCACGTCCGCAGCCTGGAAGAAGCGCGCAACTTCTACACCGGCACTCTTGGTTTTGATATCGTAGGTAACTTCGCCAACATGTCCGCTTTATTTGTTTCTGCCGGCGGATATCATCACCATCTGGGACTCAATATCTGGGCAGGAGTACACGCGCCTATTAATCCCGATAACGCTACAGGAATTGACTACTTCACCATTGTTTACGCCACGAAGGAAGAAGTGCAACAGGCACTTGAACAATTGCGTCAATCCGGCGCAGCTGTTACACAAGTGGAGGACAGCTGGTTTACGGTAGACCCACAGAATATCCGTATCCGTCTGACCACCGCAAACTGA